The following proteins are encoded in a genomic region of Elusimicrobiota bacterium:
- a CDS encoding polysaccharide biosynthesis tyrosine autokinase, which translates to MEQQQHSRSEELSLQELLDVLDKRKWLILIITLACAAGALGWSMLQKPVYQTMTTMLLEKEAPRVVALNEVYQAQTSDISEYETQIRIISSISTAEKVLSKLEEQGNYHLSESNQDRNLSALYLSRSVKVTQVPGSRLIKITHENINPEDAAQVCNLYVETYIEQNMELKTKASKFAISWLQEQSDIQREKLRQSELSLQQYIDENKITDIPSIEHENQLLATLRSTELGIKSELMSSSLKYKDKHPKMIELSTRLETIQKQIAEETDKVLKMNQVSMQYNILKREVESNRGIYNTLIGRLKETMLSDELMLSNIKVLDPAIVPHKPVKPKKRLNTTVGFIAGLLLGIGLAFAIELFEDRVETAEDVTFGLRSTLVATVPSSKREVKDKRTSDLIVHKKPHSNVAEAYRIARTEIIRLVSEGKKENKSIIVTSSLAQEGKTTVSVNLSIVFAQAGLNVLLMELDLRRPRMHHTFNLNTPVGVAQYLQGTAGFEDIVKQTEIPNLSIALCGKIPDHPSELVESYKMDELLAVAVKNYDYVFVDTPPVLNVADTMIMGSKVSYIVQVIKSGMEGKATSIMSKNKLLDTKAHYLGVILNHVEPQSDRYYYYYYYRSKDKDDKDA; encoded by the coding sequence GTGGAACAACAACAGCATTCTCGCAGCGAGGAATTGTCATTACAGGAATTATTGGACGTATTGGATAAACGTAAGTGGTTAATACTCATTATAACCCTTGCTTGCGCAGCTGGGGCGCTTGGGTGGTCTATGCTGCAAAAGCCGGTATACCAGACAATGACAACGATGTTGCTGGAGAAAGAAGCGCCACGGGTCGTGGCACTAAATGAAGTGTATCAGGCACAGACATCGGATATTTCTGAATACGAGACGCAGATTAGGATTATTTCATCGATCAGTACCGCGGAAAAGGTTTTGTCTAAACTTGAAGAACAGGGGAATTATCATCTTTCTGAGTCTAATCAGGACCGGAATCTTTCAGCGTTATACCTTTCACGTTCTGTCAAGGTAACACAGGTGCCGGGGAGTAGGTTGATTAAGATTACACATGAAAATATAAACCCTGAAGATGCTGCGCAAGTGTGTAACTTATACGTAGAAACCTATATCGAACAAAATATGGAACTTAAGACTAAGGCGTCAAAGTTTGCAATATCGTGGCTACAGGAACAGTCGGATATCCAGCGTGAAAAGTTGAGGCAATCGGAGCTTAGCCTGCAGCAGTATATCGATGAGAATAAAATTACTGATATTCCCAGTATTGAGCATGAAAATCAGTTGCTCGCAACACTAAGAAGTACTGAACTGGGGATTAAGTCGGAACTCATGAGTTCGTCGTTGAAGTATAAGGATAAGCATCCTAAGATGATTGAACTGTCCACACGGTTGGAGACTATACAAAAACAAATTGCTGAAGAGACTGATAAAGTGTTGAAGATGAACCAGGTGAGCATGCAGTACAATATTCTTAAACGCGAAGTTGAGAGTAACCGCGGGATTTATAATACCTTGATTGGCAGGCTGAAGGAAACTATGCTGTCCGATGAGTTAATGCTTTCTAATATCAAAGTTCTTGACCCTGCGATTGTGCCGCATAAGCCGGTCAAACCAAAGAAAAGGCTGAACACCACTGTTGGTTTTATAGCAGGACTATTACTTGGGATTGGGTTAGCGTTTGCGATTGAGTTATTTGAAGACCGTGTTGAAACTGCAGAGGATGTTACCTTTGGCCTGCGGTCGACGCTAGTTGCTACAGTACCGTCCTCCAAACGTGAAGTAAAAGATAAACGTACGAGTGATCTTATAGTGCATAAAAAACCGCATTCCAATGTTGCGGAAGCATACCGTATCGCGCGGACGGAGATCATAAGGCTGGTTTCGGAAGGGAAAAAGGAAAATAAGTCAATCATCGTTACAAGTTCGCTTGCACAGGAAGGGAAAACTACGGTCTCAGTTAATCTTTCCATAGTATTCGCGCAGGCAGGGTTGAATGTCCTGCTGATGGAACTCGACTTACGCCGTCCAAGGATGCATCATACGTTTAATCTCAACACTCCGGTAGGGGTGGCACAGTATCTCCAGGGGACTGCAGGGTTTGAGGATATTGTTAAGCAGACGGAAATACCGAATCTTTCAATAGCGCTCTGCGGTAAAATTCCGGACCATCCAAGTGAGTTAGTGGAATCGTATAAAATGGATGAATTACTGGCGGTTGCTGTAAAGAATTATGATTACGTTTTTGTTGATACCCCGCCGGTTCTTAACGTAGCGGATACCATGATTATGGGAAGTAAAGTGAGTTATATTGTGCAGGTTATTAAGTCGGGGATGGAGGGTAAAGCGACGTCCATTATGTCCAAAAATAAGTTATTGGATACAAAAGCGCATTATCTCGGGGTGATCCTAAACCATGTTGAACCTCAATCAGACCGGTACTACTATTACTACTATTACCGTTCCAAGGATAAGGATGATAAGGATGCATAA
- a CDS encoding UbiA prenyltransferase family protein, giving the protein MKIIDQVVEVFKLLRVHQYSKNLMIFLPTFFALRINEWNDMFRAAVAFITFSLAASAVYILNDIIDMPYDVMHPVKKNRPLAKGTISVPIAAAIAVVLLLLSMIMAWSMNVAGWILAYLVLNLAYTLRLKHIPILDIFIISTGFVIRIFVGGYATSTYLSHWIVIMTFLFAIFFAAAKRRDDVLILTEKGQKMREVVDGYNIKFLDALITIMASIVIVSYIMYTIAPETVAKVQTDKLYLTVFFVILGITRYLQLVLVENNSGSPTEVLLKDKFIQLSVLGWIITCGVLIYRIDLWIQNLL; this is encoded by the coding sequence ATGAAAATTATTGATCAGGTAGTAGAGGTTTTTAAATTATTGAGGGTTCATCAGTACTCAAAAAACTTGATGATCTTTTTGCCCACATTTTTTGCGTTGAGGATAAATGAATGGAATGACATGTTCCGTGCTGCCGTTGCTTTTATTACGTTTTCGCTTGCAGCAAGTGCGGTATATATTTTGAACGATATCATCGATATGCCCTATGATGTAATGCATCCGGTGAAAAAAAATAGGCCGCTGGCTAAAGGTACGATCAGTGTTCCTATAGCAGCTGCCATAGCGGTTGTGTTGTTACTGTTATCAATGATTATGGCTTGGAGTATGAATGTTGCCGGGTGGATATTGGCGTATTTAGTATTGAATCTGGCATATACGCTTAGATTAAAACATATTCCTATCCTTGATATATTCATTATCTCAACAGGGTTTGTGATAAGGATTTTTGTGGGAGGTTATGCTACGTCTACCTATCTGTCGCACTGGATAGTGATTATGACCTTCCTATTTGCGATATTCTTTGCTGCAGCTAAACGCCGGGATGATGTGTTAATCTTGACGGAAAAAGGACAGAAGATGCGTGAGGTTGTGGATGGGTATAACATTAAATTCCTTGATGCGTTGATCACAATCATGGCGTCAATTGTTATTGTGTCGTATATTATGTACACCATTGCTCCTGAAACTGTTGCAAAAGTGCAGACTGATAAGTTATACCTTACAGTATTTTTTGTTATTCTGGGGATCACAAGATATTTGCAGCTGGTATTAGTAGAAAATAACAGCGGATCGCCAACGGAGGTTTTACTGAAGGATAAATTTATACAATTATCAGTCCTGGGTTGGATAATCACTTGCGGGGTATTGATTTATAGAATAGATTTATGGATACAAAACTTGTTATAA
- a CDS encoding GDP-L-fucose synthase, protein MVQQNKFWKNKRVTVTGGAGFLGSYLTEKLCAYGCRNVFVPRKADYDLVRIKNVKRMFCDSRPDIVIHLAAVVGGIGANRENPGQFFYDNLMMGVQVIDEARKSGVSKIVCVGTICSYPKITPVPFKEVNVWNGYPEETNAPYGLAKKMLLVQLQSYQQQYGTRFAYVMPTNLYGPEDNFNPASSHVIPALIKKFIDAKKNGDNEVVVWGTGKPTREFLYVSDAAEGVLLAAQKYDKPEPVNLGTNTEVSIKHLVELVGKCCEFKGRIVWDKSKPDGQPRRCLDTTRAMKEFGFRAKTAFEVGLKKTVEWYVNKNKL, encoded by the coding sequence ATGGTTCAACAAAATAAGTTTTGGAAGAATAAAAGAGTTACGGTAACCGGCGGTGCGGGGTTTCTTGGGTCGTACCTCACAGAAAAACTTTGTGCGTATGGATGCCGTAACGTATTTGTCCCGAGAAAAGCTGATTATGATCTTGTACGGATAAAGAATGTTAAACGCATGTTCTGCGATTCCAGGCCGGATATTGTAATACACCTCGCGGCGGTTGTTGGCGGTATTGGTGCTAACCGCGAGAACCCGGGACAGTTTTTTTATGATAACCTCATGATGGGTGTTCAGGTTATTGATGAAGCAAGAAAATCCGGGGTATCAAAAATAGTGTGTGTCGGTACCATATGTAGTTATCCTAAGATAACGCCTGTACCGTTTAAAGAAGTTAATGTGTGGAATGGTTACCCGGAAGAAACTAATGCGCCGTATGGCCTTGCAAAAAAGATGTTGTTAGTACAACTGCAGTCCTACCAGCAGCAGTACGGGACAAGGTTTGCGTATGTTATGCCGACAAATTTATACGGACCGGAGGATAATTTTAATCCTGCAAGTTCGCATGTAATCCCGGCATTGATAAAAAAGTTTATCGACGCAAAAAAAAATGGGGATAACGAAGTTGTGGTATGGGGTACCGGAAAACCTACCCGCGAGTTTTTGTATGTATCCGACGCAGCTGAAGGTGTGCTTCTCGCAGCGCAGAAGTATGATAAGCCTGAACCTGTTAATCTTGGGACTAATACAGAAGTTTCTATTAAACACCTGGTTGAACTGGTAGGGAAGTGTTGTGAGTTCAAGGGGCGGATTGTGTGGGATAAATCTAAACCTGACGGCCAGCCGCGCAGGTGTCTTGATACTACCCGCGCAATGAAGGAGTTTGGGTTCAGGGCAAAGACGGCGTTTGAGGTTGGATTGAAGAAAACTGTTGAGTGGTATGTAAACAAAAATAAATTATGA
- a CDS encoding GtrA family protein gives MDTKLVIKYGIFAVVAIAVNMLSQKGVFMLIDWRYEIYAGLCIGTLMGLIVKYLLDKKYIFYYTTKDTREDIGKFVLYSLMGVVTTMIFWGMELSFHYIIKTTWAKYLGGVLGLVIGYTTKYLLDSRYVFVRKVN, from the coding sequence ATGGATACAAAACTTGTTATAAAATACGGTATTTTTGCGGTTGTTGCAATAGCAGTGAATATGTTATCGCAAAAAGGTGTGTTTATGTTGATAGACTGGAGATACGAAATTTATGCGGGGTTGTGTATAGGAACATTGATGGGGTTGATAGTAAAGTATTTATTGGATAAGAAATATATTTTTTATTACACAACAAAAGATACACGGGAAGATATCGGGAAGTTTGTTTTATACTCGCTTATGGGAGTAGTAACTACAATGATTTTTTGGGGGATGGAGTTGTCGTTCCATTATATTATTAAAACAACCTGGGCTAAATACCTGGGGGGCGTGCTTGGGTTAGTGATAGGTTATACAACAAAATATCTTTTGGATAGTAGGTATGTTTTTGTGAGAAAGGTAAATTAA
- the rfbF gene encoding glucose-1-phosphate cytidylyltransferase → MKVVILAGGKGTRISEETDIRPKPMVEIGGKPILWHIMKVYSHYGYNEFIICLGYLGYVIKEYFSHYFLHMSDITIDMSNNNTTIHTTTSEPWKVTLVDTGLDTMTGGRIKRVKKYISDNEPFMMTYGDGVGNVDIPSLVEFYNKNNTLATVTAVQPTGRYGALDINNESKVTSFLEKPKGDNNWVNAGFFVINPKAVKYIKDDTTLWEKEPMEKLAKEGQLSAYHHNGFWKPMDTLRDKIELERLWQSGKAPWKVW, encoded by the coding sequence ATGAAAGTAGTTATTCTTGCAGGTGGTAAGGGAACGAGGATCAGCGAAGAGACGGATATCCGGCCGAAACCAATGGTCGAGATCGGGGGTAAGCCAATACTTTGGCATATAATGAAAGTGTATTCGCATTACGGGTACAACGAGTTTATTATCTGCCTGGGTTACCTCGGATATGTGATAAAAGAATATTTCTCGCATTATTTCCTTCACATGAGCGATATCACTATTGATATGTCAAATAACAATACTACAATACATACGACTACATCTGAACCTTGGAAAGTGACGTTAGTGGATACCGGGTTGGATACAATGACTGGTGGCCGGATTAAACGTGTAAAAAAGTATATTAGTGATAATGAACCGTTTATGATGACCTACGGTGATGGCGTTGGGAATGTTGATATTCCTTCACTTGTGGAGTTCTATAACAAAAATAATACGTTAGCCACAGTAACGGCAGTACAGCCTACAGGGCGATATGGTGCGCTGGATATTAATAACGAAAGCAAAGTTACTTCATTCCTTGAAAAACCGAAGGGGGATAATAACTGGGTAAACGCAGGTTTTTTTGTTATTAATCCGAAAGCGGTTAAATATATCAAAGACGATACGACGTTGTGGGAGAAAGAGCCGATGGAAAAACTAGCGAAAGAAGGGCAGTTATCGGCGTATCACCATAATGGATTCTGGAAACCAATGGATACTCTTAGAGATAAGATAGAACTTGAACGGTTATGGCAATCCGGGAAAGCGCCGTGGAAAGTGTGGTGA
- a CDS encoding NAD-dependent epimerase/dehydratase family protein produces the protein MKILITGGSGFLGINIIRYLLLKGYTDIVSLDLSDFTYPEKDKVKILTGDIRDKVVVEKAMDGVDWVVHTAAALPLYKPADIISTDVDGTRNLISTAKKHNVERFVHISSTAVYGIPDHHPLLEADKLDGVGPYGEAKIAAEEVCLEHRKQGMCVPILRPKSFIGPERLGVFAFFYEWAKDGHGFAILGNGKNKYQFLDVEDLCTAIFLCLTQEKSVVNDTFNVGAKVFTTMQEDYQSVLDKAGFGKKILCIPAGPAIIILRILEALKLSPLYKWVYETMSQDSFVSIEKAERILGFKPKYSNKEALLRNYEWYLQNYKSFENTTGISHRAPWKQGILKLLKIFF, from the coding sequence ATGAAAATTTTAATCACCGGCGGGTCTGGTTTTTTGGGGATCAATATCATAAGGTATCTTTTACTGAAAGGTTATACCGATATTGTGTCATTGGACCTTTCCGATTTTACGTATCCGGAGAAAGATAAAGTTAAGATTTTAACTGGCGATATTCGTGATAAGGTTGTAGTCGAGAAAGCAATGGATGGTGTTGACTGGGTGGTGCATACCGCTGCAGCGTTGCCTCTATATAAACCAGCGGATATTATATCAACAGACGTTGATGGTACGCGTAACCTTATCTCAACAGCTAAGAAACACAATGTGGAACGCTTTGTGCATATATCATCAACTGCGGTGTATGGTATACCAGACCACCACCCGTTGTTGGAAGCTGATAAACTCGATGGTGTTGGCCCGTATGGCGAAGCTAAAATAGCAGCGGAAGAAGTGTGCCTGGAACACCGGAAACAAGGTATGTGTGTACCGATACTCCGTCCAAAGTCGTTCATTGGGCCGGAACGTTTGGGGGTATTCGCATTTTTTTATGAATGGGCGAAGGATGGGCATGGGTTCGCTATCCTGGGAAACGGGAAGAATAAGTATCAGTTTCTAGACGTTGAAGATCTTTGCACTGCGATTTTTTTGTGCCTGACACAAGAGAAGAGTGTTGTTAACGATACGTTTAATGTCGGTGCGAAAGTGTTCACCACTATGCAGGAAGACTATCAGTCAGTATTGGATAAGGCAGGGTTTGGGAAAAAGATTTTGTGTATCCCGGCTGGGCCGGCAATTATTATTCTAAGAATTCTTGAAGCTTTAAAACTTTCGCCTTTATACAAGTGGGTATACGAAACAATGAGCCAGGATTCGTTTGTGTCAATAGAAAAAGCTGAGCGTATTCTGGGATTTAAGCCTAAATATTCAAATAAAGAAGCGTTATTAAGAAACTATGAGTGGTATCTGCAGAACTACAAAAGTTTTGAGAATACAACTGGGATTTCGCATCGCGCGCCGTGGAAGCAGGGAATACTGAAATTGTTGAAGATATTTTTTTAG
- the gmd gene encoding GDP-mannose 4,6-dehydratase yields MKKALITGITGQDGSYLAEFLISKKYEVHGIVRRASTLNMGRIEHVLADTKRCGKLKLHYGDIADAEQVCNIIYNVQPDEVYNLGAQSHVRISFDTPEYTGNVTGLSATRILEAIHRSGKDIKFYQASSSEMFGSTPPPQNEKTLFHPRSPYAAAKVYAYWMTINYREGHGMFASNGILFNHESPRRGDNFVTRKITMAIANIVAGKQKVLYLGNLDAKRDWGYSPEYVMLMWEILQYKHGDDFVIGIGESHSVEEFVKIAFEYVGLNWKKYVKIDKALFRPTEVDSLIADAGKAKRLLKWKPKITYSNLVRIMVDADMRRAGVKPVGKGDEALARLYPNKWWTVD; encoded by the coding sequence ATGAAGAAAGCGTTAATTACAGGAATCACGGGGCAGGATGGGTCGTACCTCGCGGAGTTTCTAATCTCCAAAAAGTATGAGGTACATGGTATCGTCCGCCGTGCGAGTACTTTGAATATGGGCAGGATTGAACATGTACTGGCGGATACCAAGCGGTGCGGGAAGTTGAAACTGCACTACGGCGATATCGCTGATGCTGAACAGGTATGTAATATCATTTATAATGTCCAGCCGGATGAAGTGTACAATCTTGGTGCTCAGAGTCATGTTAGAATCAGTTTTGATACTCCGGAGTATACGGGTAATGTTACTGGCCTTTCCGCTACGCGGATACTTGAAGCTATACACCGCAGCGGGAAGGATATTAAATTTTATCAGGCATCATCGTCTGAGATGTTTGGTTCCACACCGCCCCCGCAGAATGAGAAAACATTATTCCATCCGCGTAGCCCGTATGCCGCAGCTAAGGTTTATGCGTACTGGATGACAATAAATTATCGTGAAGGCCATGGGATGTTCGCGTCTAACGGAATTTTGTTTAACCACGAATCGCCAAGGCGCGGGGATAATTTTGTTACCCGCAAAATTACGATGGCAATCGCGAATATTGTCGCGGGGAAACAAAAGGTGCTTTACCTCGGTAACCTTGATGCGAAACGCGATTGGGGATACTCACCGGAATACGTGATGCTTATGTGGGAGATACTGCAGTATAAGCACGGAGATGATTTTGTTATCGGTATCGGTGAATCGCACTCAGTTGAGGAGTTTGTAAAAATCGCGTTTGAGTATGTCGGGCTTAACTGGAAAAAGTATGTGAAGATTGATAAAGCGCTATTCCGCCCTACGGAGGTTGATTCTCTGATTGCGGATGCCGGGAAGGCTAAGAGGTTGTTGAAGTGGAAACCTAAAATCACGTATTCCAACCTCGTAAGAATTATGGTGGATGCTGATATGCGCCGTGCAGGGGTGAAGCCTGTGGGTAAAGGAGATGAGGCATTGGCAAGGTTGTATCCAAATAAATGGTGGACGGTGGATTAA
- a CDS encoding outer membrane beta-barrel protein encodes MGLMMSTESYTADFSLRYGAFSVNPRFSMDTKYQQNIYLTPTATNDIVLRLSPGILCNFKHERINSSIEYILDYYHFINNKQLSGGKSNIDASIGTSYRGYGFKINELYQETLILPSGRESYVSTVNKYRYFELSKKMRKFDVILIHGDSTSWNNPDTFKYSDTSGIHNTLRFQYNMSPFTNIAVGTSYDEVNYTYDTNRSGVNISPWVSFNRVFEGQYKLDLLLGAQSRNYIGVRDWSGGVYSMSLTGPITGIGNIGISTNRSVRESLFTQENYYESMSAIIGVDRTIRNIYVGASARFTSDWYPILPERIDNVLEFGLSIGYKLRNFAPIGVNLKFTSQTSTYNRYNYDDITFGVGVTNIF; translated from the coding sequence ATGGGATTAATGATGAGTACGGAATCATATACCGCTGATTTTTCGCTGCGTTACGGAGCGTTTAGCGTTAATCCAAGGTTCAGTATGGATACTAAGTATCAGCAGAATATTTATTTAACCCCCACAGCGACGAATGATATTGTTCTGCGTTTATCTCCGGGGATATTGTGTAATTTTAAGCATGAACGGATCAACAGTTCGATAGAATACATTTTGGATTATTATCATTTTATTAATAACAAACAGCTTTCCGGTGGGAAGTCAAATATTGATGCCAGTATCGGCACGTCTTACCGCGGGTATGGATTTAAGATAAATGAACTTTATCAGGAAACCCTTATCCTTCCTTCCGGGCGGGAGAGTTATGTTTCTACTGTGAATAAATACCGGTATTTTGAATTGTCAAAAAAAATGAGGAAGTTTGATGTTATTCTTATTCATGGAGATAGTACCAGTTGGAATAACCCTGATACGTTCAAGTACAGCGATACCAGCGGGATACATAATACCCTTAGGTTTCAGTATAACATGAGTCCTTTTACCAATATTGCAGTTGGGACAAGTTATGACGAGGTTAACTATACGTATGACACCAACCGCAGCGGGGTGAATATTTCGCCCTGGGTGTCATTCAATCGTGTATTTGAAGGGCAGTATAAGCTCGATCTGTTGCTTGGAGCACAGTCAAGAAATTATATTGGTGTGCGTGACTGGTCCGGCGGGGTGTATAGCATGTCATTAACCGGGCCGATAACCGGTATCGGGAATATCGGGATAAGTACTAACCGTTCAGTCCGCGAGTCGTTGTTCACCCAGGAAAATTATTATGAAAGTATGAGCGCTATTATCGGGGTTGACAGGACAATTAGGAATATTTATGTTGGCGCGTCAGCGAGGTTTACGTCGGATTGGTATCCTATCCTCCCTGAACGCATAGATAATGTTCTTGAGTTCGGGTTATCTATTGGATACAAGCTGCGTAATTTCGCGCCAATCGGGGTGAACCTCAAATTTACAAGCCAGACGTCTACATACAACCGGTATAATTATGATGATATCACTTTCGGGGTCGGTGTAACGAATATTTTTTAG
- a CDS encoding polysaccharide biosynthesis/export family protein has translation MNLGVFRRMVLLPVIVLLVLPCTVMAMGNYDSKKSTDMPKFVVDPSKDIVIFPDNVLSVTVYDEPDLSVRLKVTPQGTINYPLLGEIRVTDLTVNELTQLLVKGLGDKYLVNPQVLVTVAEYSSYTMFGEVKSPGTFPLRRNMTIIDALALCGGVTGIADLNKVELIRYEDGQRKVYTISVKDLLRDFGKNQGYNQPILPNDLVIVPEIKY, from the coding sequence ATGAATTTAGGTGTGTTCAGAAGAATGGTACTATTGCCGGTAATAGTGCTGCTGGTATTGCCTTGTACTGTAATGGCGATGGGGAATTATGATTCCAAAAAATCGACGGATATGCCGAAGTTTGTGGTGGATCCCAGTAAGGATATTGTTATATTTCCGGATAACGTGTTGTCAGTAACCGTATACGATGAACCTGACCTCTCCGTGAGGTTGAAGGTAACTCCGCAAGGGACAATTAATTATCCATTGCTCGGGGAAATAAGGGTTACGGATTTAACGGTAAATGAACTTACGCAGTTATTGGTGAAAGGGTTAGGGGATAAGTATTTGGTCAACCCCCAGGTGTTGGTTACCGTAGCGGAATATAGCAGTTATACAATGTTCGGTGAGGTGAAATCACCCGGGACGTTTCCGTTACGTCGTAACATGACGATTATTGACGCTCTGGCTTTATGCGGGGGTGTCACAGGTATTGCAGACCTAAATAAAGTTGAACTTATAAGATATGAGGACGGGCAGAGGAAAGTGTACACTATTTCGGTGAAGGATCTGTTACGCGATTTCGGGAAAAATCAGGGGTATAACCAGCCGATATTGCCGAATGACCTTGTGATAGTACCCGAGATTAAGTATTAA